The following coding sequences lie in one Desmodus rotundus isolate HL8 chromosome 1, HLdesRot8A.1, whole genome shotgun sequence genomic window:
- the BSPRY gene encoding B box and SPRY domain-containing protein isoform X2 yields MSAESAGPGPGPAPEPGPLCPEHSQALKWFCFSEGRPVCAACTELGGRCQGHRIRRAEERAEELRNKIVDQCERLQLQSAGITKYVAEVLPGKSQRAVSMASAARELVIQRLGLVRSLCETEEQRLLEQVHREEERAQQSILTQRVHWAEALQKLDTIRTSLVDMLTQMDDLQLIQKEQEIFERTEEAEGVLDPQESKKLSFDEKCAWSPLLTQLWATVALGSLSGTEDVRIDERTVSPFLQLSDDRRTLTFNAKKSKACADGPERFDHWPNALAATSFRDGLHAWVVNVQNSCAYKVGVALGQLPRKGSGSDSRLGHNAFSWVFSRYDQEFCFSHDGQHEPLGLLRCPAQLGMLLDLQAQELLFYDPASGTVLHTHCASFPGPLFPVFAVADQNISIVH; encoded by the exons ATGTCTGCGGAGAGCGCAGGACCGGGACCGGGACCGGCACCTGAGCCGGGACCTCTCTGCCCGGAGCACAGCCAGGCTTTGAAGTGGTTTTGCTTTTCCGAGGGACGACCGGTGTGCGCCGCCTGTACGGAGCTGGGCGGCCGCTGCCAGGGACACCGCATCCGCCGGGCGGAGGAGCGCGCAGAAGAGCTGCGG AACAAGATTGTGGACCAGTGTGAGAGGCTGCAGTTACAAAGTGCTGGCATCACCAAGTATGTGGCCGAGGTCCTGCCGGGGAAGAGCCAGAGAGCCGTG AGCATGGCCAGTGCAGCGCGGGAACTGGTCATCCAGCGCCTGGGGCTGGTCAGGAGCCTGTGTGAGACTGAGGAGCAGCGGCTGCTGGAACAGGTTCACCGTGAAGAGGAGCGGGCCCAACAGAGCATCCTGACGCAGCGAGTACACTGGGCCGAGGCTCTACAGAAGCTCGACACCATCCGCACCAGCCTGGTGGACATGCTCACCCAGATGGATGACCTCCAGCTGATT CAGAAAGAGCAGGAGATTTTTGAGAG AACCGAGGAAGCGGAGGGAGTTTTGGACCCCCAGGAGTCGAAAAAGTTAAGCTTCGATGAGAAGTGTGCATGGAGCCCTCTTCTGACCCAACTCTGGGCAACAGTGGCTCTTGGCTCCCTCTCAG GCACAGAGGATGTGCGTATCGACGAGAGAACTGTCAGCCCCTTCCTGCAGTTGTCAGATGACAGAAGGACCTTAACCTTCAACGCCAAGAAGTCCAAGGCCTGTGCAGATGGCCCAGAGCGCTTTGACCACTGGCCCAACGCCCTGGCTGCCACCTCCTTCCGGGATGGGCTGCATGCCTGGGTGGTGAATGTACAGAACAGTTGTGCCTATAAGGTAGGCGTGGCCTTAGGCCAGCTGCCCCGCAAGGGTTCTGGTAGTGACTCTCGTCTGGGCCACAATGCCTTCTCCTGGGTCTTCTCCCGCTACGACCAAGAGTTCTGCTTCTCACACGATGGGCAGCATGAGCCCCTGGGGCTGCTGCGGTGCCCGGCACAGCTGGGCATGCTACTGGACTTGCAGGCCCAGGAGCTGCTGTTCTACGACCCAGCCTCAGGCACAGTGCTGCACACGCACTGCGCGTCCTTCCCTGGGCCCCTCTTCCCAGTCTTTGCTGTGGCTGACCAGAACATTTCCATTGTCCACTGA
- the WDR31 gene encoding WD repeat-containing protein 31 isoform X1 has protein sequence MLLLGRRLQRAPPQKLLCRFRAMMGKLQSKLKHSTYKYSRPDAIIEERIQTRAFQEYSPAHVDTVSAVAALDSDLCVSGGNDKTVVAYNWKNGNVVRRFQGHEHEITKIACVYKSNQFFSASRDRKVLMWDLHGSSQPRQRFSGHAMVVTGVAVSPDSSQLCTGSRDNTLLLWDVGTGQCVERASVSRNLVTHLCWVPREPYVLQTSEDKTVRLWDSRGLQVAHVFPTKRHIQTYCEVSEDGHKCISCSNGCGGEGCEATLWDLRQTRNRICEYKGHFQTVASCVFLPRALAWMPVIATSSHDCKVKIWNQDTGACLFTLSLDGSGPLTSLAVGDTSSLLCASFSRGIHLLRVDHSQGLELRKVAAF, from the exons ATGCTGCTCCTTGGGCGCCGTCTGCAACGAGCTCCACCTCAGAAGCTTTTGTGTAGGTTCCGTGCCATGATGGGGAAACTGCAAAGCAAACTCAAGCACAGCACCTACAAATACAG CAGGCCTGATGCAATTATAGAAGAGAGAATTCAAACCAGAGCTTTTCAAGAGTACAGCCCAGCTCACGTGGATACCGTCTCTGCTGTTGCTGCTCTGGACTCAGACCTGTGTGTCTCCGGAGGAAACGACAAG ACAGTTGTGGCTTATAACTGGAAAAACGGAAACGTGGTCAGAAGGTTCCAAGGACACGAGCATGAAATCACCAAG ATAGCCTGTGTCTACAAGTCAAACCAGTTCTTCAGCGCCTCTCGGGACAGGAAGGTCCTGATGTGGGACCTGCACGGCTCCTCACAGCCCAGGCAGCGGTTCTCGGGCCATGCCATGGTGGTCACGGGAGTGGCCGTGAGTCCGG ACTCGTCACAGCTCTGCACTGGCTCTCGGGACAATACCCTGCTTCTGTGGGACGTGGGGACCGGACAGTGTGTGGAGCGAGCTTCAGTCTCCAGGAACTTG GTCACGCACCTGTGTTGGGTCCCCCGAGAGCCATATGTGCTGCAGACTTCCGAAGATAAGACCGTCAG attatgGGACAGTCGAGGGCTGCAGGTAGCTCATGTGTTTCCCACAAAGCGACACATTCAGACCTACTGCGAGGTCAGTGAGGACGGACACAAGTGCATCTCCTGCAGCAACGGCTGCGGAGGGGAAGGCTGTGAAGCCACG CTGTGGGACCTAAGGCAGACACGGAACAGAATATGTGAGTATAAGGGGCATTTCCAGACTGTTGCATCCTGTGTCTTCCTACCGAGAGCGCTGGCCTGGATGCCTGTAATTGCTACCTCATCACATGACTGCAAGGTGAAAATTTGGAACCAAGATACTGGAG cctGCCTGTTCACCTTGTCTCTGGATGGATCAGGACCCTTGACGTCACTGGCCGTTGGTGACACCAGCTCCTTACTGTGTGCTAGTTTCAGCAGAGGTATTCACTTGCTCAGGGTGGACCACAGCCAAGGACTGGAACTGCGGAAAGTGGCGGCATTCTGA
- the WDR31 gene encoding WD repeat-containing protein 31 isoform X2, giving the protein MLLLGRRLQRAPPQKLLCRFRAMMGKLQSKLKHSTYKYRPDAIIEERIQTRAFQEYSPAHVDTVSAVAALDSDLCVSGGNDKTVVAYNWKNGNVVRRFQGHEHEITKIACVYKSNQFFSASRDRKVLMWDLHGSSQPRQRFSGHAMVVTGVAVSPDSSQLCTGSRDNTLLLWDVGTGQCVERASVSRNLVTHLCWVPREPYVLQTSEDKTVRLWDSRGLQVAHVFPTKRHIQTYCEVSEDGHKCISCSNGCGGEGCEATLWDLRQTRNRICEYKGHFQTVASCVFLPRALAWMPVIATSSHDCKVKIWNQDTGACLFTLSLDGSGPLTSLAVGDTSSLLCASFSRGIHLLRVDHSQGLELRKVAAF; this is encoded by the exons ATGCTGCTCCTTGGGCGCCGTCTGCAACGAGCTCCACCTCAGAAGCTTTTGTGTAGGTTCCGTGCCATGATGGGGAAACTGCAAAGCAAACTCAAGCACAGCACCTACAAATACAG GCCTGATGCAATTATAGAAGAGAGAATTCAAACCAGAGCTTTTCAAGAGTACAGCCCAGCTCACGTGGATACCGTCTCTGCTGTTGCTGCTCTGGACTCAGACCTGTGTGTCTCCGGAGGAAACGACAAG ACAGTTGTGGCTTATAACTGGAAAAACGGAAACGTGGTCAGAAGGTTCCAAGGACACGAGCATGAAATCACCAAG ATAGCCTGTGTCTACAAGTCAAACCAGTTCTTCAGCGCCTCTCGGGACAGGAAGGTCCTGATGTGGGACCTGCACGGCTCCTCACAGCCCAGGCAGCGGTTCTCGGGCCATGCCATGGTGGTCACGGGAGTGGCCGTGAGTCCGG ACTCGTCACAGCTCTGCACTGGCTCTCGGGACAATACCCTGCTTCTGTGGGACGTGGGGACCGGACAGTGTGTGGAGCGAGCTTCAGTCTCCAGGAACTTG GTCACGCACCTGTGTTGGGTCCCCCGAGAGCCATATGTGCTGCAGACTTCCGAAGATAAGACCGTCAG attatgGGACAGTCGAGGGCTGCAGGTAGCTCATGTGTTTCCCACAAAGCGACACATTCAGACCTACTGCGAGGTCAGTGAGGACGGACACAAGTGCATCTCCTGCAGCAACGGCTGCGGAGGGGAAGGCTGTGAAGCCACG CTGTGGGACCTAAGGCAGACACGGAACAGAATATGTGAGTATAAGGGGCATTTCCAGACTGTTGCATCCTGTGTCTTCCTACCGAGAGCGCTGGCCTGGATGCCTGTAATTGCTACCTCATCACATGACTGCAAGGTGAAAATTTGGAACCAAGATACTGGAG cctGCCTGTTCACCTTGTCTCTGGATGGATCAGGACCCTTGACGTCACTGGCCGTTGGTGACACCAGCTCCTTACTGTGTGCTAGTTTCAGCAGAGGTATTCACTTGCTCAGGGTGGACCACAGCCAAGGACTGGAACTGCGGAAAGTGGCGGCATTCTGA